Within Streptomyces sp. NBC_00704, the genomic segment CGCGGTGACCGCGTCCTCGCCGTAGAGGCGGTGGCCGCCGTTGCTGCGTTCCGGTTCGGCCAGCAGGCCGCGCCGCTCGTAGTAGCGCAGCGTCTGGATGTTCACCCCGGCCGCCTCCGCGACCTGCCCGCTGCGCAGACCCGTGCTCACCGCTGCTCCCGGGCAGCGGCCGTCTGTGCGGCCAGGGCGTCCAGGACCGCCTCGTGCGCCTGGTCCACCGAGATGTCCAGACGGAGCAGGTCCTGGCCGGGGGTGGTGGTGAAG encodes:
- a CDS encoding MerR family DNA-binding transcriptional regulator, translating into MSTGLRSGQVAEAAGVNIQTLRYYERRGLLAEPERSNGGHRLYGEDAVTA